The following are encoded in a window of Gossypium raimondii isolate GPD5lz chromosome 13, ASM2569854v1, whole genome shotgun sequence genomic DNA:
- the LOC105781525 gene encoding uncharacterized protein LOC105781525, with amino-acid sequence MDGPISVESSRLLKKSRDQLGQWYDTEEKYWAQRARNQWLREGDRNTRYFHMPATGRKKKNSIDKLKDMHGTWQEDKKDICHIVWSYFHNLFKTSIDPNEDVGLNFIPVCISDNMNCFLNREFSDEEIMATFKQMDPRKAPGIDGLSGSFFKEHWAVVGSDVFKTCSDILNGKKNVDYLNDTLLILIPKIKNPSEMSNFRPISLCRVIYKIISKTLANRLKVVLPQCITQNQSAFVPGRMIHDNVLVAHELMHYLRSSKNGSNKGCVIKLDMSMAYDRVEWSFLEKVMFKMGFSNDWIKKIMSCVCTVQYRVKCSMSLTDTIIPERGLRQGDPLSPYLFLFCMDAFSHMLLKAQVNNEIKGIRVCKDGPRINHLFFADDALLFVRNQRKEVEVFLTLLNNFSRMSSQSINLEKSMVYFSPKTPAFQHELLGDLLKMKVVDKLDGYLGLPIPATRKKSSLFRNTVDCVASRINSWSKRLLSKGGKEIFIKSIIQAIPSYAFSVFLAPKGVIEEIHSMVRRVWWGGGRGIEVGACWPGIGCVIPKVWRLIQYKDTLCYKVLSAKYFVNGNVLCPKRTYNPSFTWQSIYQASKLLNEGFGWTVGNGKSIRIWQDNWGFRGLSGESICIDKSLVKESIVRDLFNESHDGWDKDRVMAIYGDLLGDQICNCPILHDAPEDRRIWFHNPHGVFTSKLAYSWLLLKQIGFGPHRIFWRIIWRLKTLPKIRIFCWRLGHNILPTYEKISSFRSGFNDTFPRCGKDKETLIHALKDCPMARKVLENVWNSRNNKIFRGVEEDAKVTWDRATALSKEFRIFNFLEDPLLPRKPEKKAWKKPHRGMIKINFDASVYDKKAFYGLVARDADGFVLGGRTGFVNKEMHIEWAEMQAMEESINFARSNNWKNVELESDCASLFNRFNKRQEDLTMAGHRLRDIKKQSLFLNQFYFCWAPRSCNKAADALCTWARTNNCCMAFNMDYPACIHAIVLNDAIK; translated from the exons ATGGATGGGCCTATCAGTGTTGAGTCGTCACGCCTCTTGAAGAAGTCTCGGGACCAGCTTGGCCAGTGGTACGATACGGAAGAGAAATACTGGGCGCAAAGGGCCCGTAATCAGTGGCTTAGAGAAGGCGATAGGAATACTCGGTATTTTCACATGCCGGCGACGGGtcgtaaaaagaaaaattccaTTGATAAGCTTAAAGACATGCATGGCACGTGGCAGGAGGACAAGAAGGATATTTGCCATATTGTTTGGAGTTATTTCCATAACCTGTTCAAAACCTCGATTGATCCTAATGAGGATGTTGGCCTTAACTTTATCCCGGTTTGCATTTCTGACAACATGAACTGCTTTTTAAACAGAGAGTTCTCCGACGAGGAGATCATGGCGACTTTTAAGCAAATGGATCCCCGCAAAGCTCCGGGGATTGACGGGCTGTCCGGGAGTTTTTTCAAAGAGCACTGGGCGGTTGTGGGAAGTGATGTTTTTAAGACGTGTAGTGATATcctcaatggcaagaagaatgTGGATTACTTAAATGATACTTTGTTGATTCTGATTCCTAAGATAAAAAACCCTAGTGAGATGTCTAACTTTCGTCCTATAAGTTTGTGCAGGGTCATTTATAAGATTATTTCGAAAACTCTGGCAAACCGTCTTAAAGTGGTGCTCCCCCAGTGTATCACCCAAAATCAGAGTGCCTTTGTCCCTGGTAGGATGATTCATGACAATGTCTTGGTCGCTCATGAGCTTATGCATTACCTTCGCAGTTCAAAAAATGGCTCCAATAAGGGCTGCGTGATAAAGCTCGACATGAGCATGGCTTACGACCGGGTGGAGTGGAGTTTCCTGGAAAAAGTGATGTTTAAAATGGGCTTCTCTAATGATTGGATTAAAAAGATTATGAGTTGTGTTTGTACGGTGCAGTATAGAGTAAAGTGTAGCATGAGTTTAACAGACACTATTATTCCGGAAAGGGGTCTTCGTCAAGGAGATCCCTTATCCCCctacttatttcttttttgcatGGATGCTTTCTCTCACATGTTGCTGAAAGCTCAAGTTAACAATGAGATTAAGGGTATCCGTGTTTGCAAGGATGGCCCTAGAATTAACCACTTATTTTTCGCTGATGATGCCCTTTTGTTTGTCAGGAACCAACGTAAAGAAGTGGAAGTTTTCTTAACATTGCTGAATAATTTCTCAAGGATGTCGAGCCAAAGTATCAACTTGGAGAAGTCGATGGTGTACTTTAGCCCCAAGACTCCTGCTTTCCAACATGAGTTATTGGGGGATCTGCTGAAGATGAAAGTTGTTGATAAGCTGGATGGCTACTTAGGTCTTCCTATCCCGGCAACTAGAAAGAAATCTAGCTTGTTTCGGAATACCGTGGACTGTGTTGCGAGTAGAATTAACAGTTGGTCAAAGCGGCTTTTATCTAAGGGTGGCAAAGAGATTTTTATTAAGTCTATCATTCAAGCTATCCCTTCTTATGCTTTCTCGGTCTTTTTGGCTCCTAAAGGCGTGATTGAGGAGATCCATTCCATGGTGCGCCGGGTGTGGTGGGGTGGGGGGAGAGGAATAGAGGTTGGAGCATGCTGGCCTGGGATCGGTTGTGTCATCCCAAAG GTGTGGCGCCTCATTCAGTATAAGGATACTCTCTGCTATAAGGTTTTGAGTGCTAAGTACTTTGTGAATGGCAACGTTCTTTGCCCTAAACGTACGTATAACCCCTCTTTTACGTGGCAAAGTATATATCAGGCCTCTAAGCTTCTCAACGAGGGCTTCGGGTGGACTGTCGGCAATGGTAAGAGTATCCGAATTTGGCAGGATAACTGGGGTTTTAGAGGTTTGTCGGGCGAGTCCATATGCATTGACAAGAGCTTGGTCAAGGAAAGCATTGTGAGGGACCTGTTTAATGAAAGCCATGACGGGTGGGATAAGGATAGGGTGATGGCTATTTATGGGGATTTGTTGGGGGACCAAATTTGCAATTGTCCCATTCTGCATGATGCTCCGGAGGATCGACGTATTTGGTTCCATAATCCTCACGGGGTGTTCACCTCGAAATTAGCGTACTCGTGGCTGCTCCTCAAACAAATTGGTTTCGGTCCTCATAGGATCTTCTGGAGAATTATTTGGAGGCTTAAAACTCTCCCGAAAATCCGCATTTTTTGCTGGAGACTTGGCCATAACATCCTGCCAACTTATGAAAAAATTTCTAGTTTCAGGAGTGGTTTCAACGATACTTTCCCGAGATGTGGTAAAGATAAGGAAACACTCATTCACGCGCTGAAAGACTGTCCGATGGCTCGTAAGGTTCTGGAG AACGTGTGGAATAGcagaaataataaaatcttcAGGGGTGTCGAGGAAGATGCTAAAGTGACCTGGGATCGGGCTACGGCATTAAGCAAGGAGTTCCGGATTTTTAATTTCTTGGAGGATCCGCTGCTCCCGAGAAAACCTGAGAAAAAAGCTTGGAAAAAACCGCATCGGGGGatgataaaaattaactttGATGCCTCTGTTTATGATAAGAAGGCGTTCTACGGCTTGGTTGCTAGGGATGCTGATGGTTTTGTTCTTGGCGGGCGGACGGGTTTTGTTAATAAAGAAATGCATATTGAGTGGGCTGAAATGCAGGCTATGGAAGAAAGCATTAATTTTGCTCGGTCTAATAATTGGAAAAATGTGGAGTTGGAATCTGATTGTGCTAGTCTTTTTAATCGTTTCAACAAGAGACAGGAAGATCTGACAATGGCGGGCCACCGTTTGCGGGATATTAAGAAGCAGTCGCTTTTCCTAAAtcagttttatttttgttgggcACCGCGCAGCTGTAATAAAGCTGCGGATGCCCTTTGTACTTGGGCTAGGACTAATAATTGTTGTATGGCTTTTAATATGGATTACCCTGCGTGTATCCATGCAATTGTGTTGAATGATGCTATTAAGTAA